One genomic segment of Vulpes vulpes isolate BD-2025 chromosome 2, VulVul3, whole genome shotgun sequence includes these proteins:
- the RPRML gene encoding reprimo-like protein — MNATFLNHSGLEAAGGLGGGGGGAALGNRSHGLGTWLGCCPGGAPLAASDGVPAGLAPDERSLWVSRVAQIAVLCVLSLTVVFGVFFLGCNLLIKSESMINFLVQERRPSKDVGAAILGLY; from the coding sequence ATGAACGCGACCTTCCTGAACCACAGCGGCCTGGAGGCGGCCGGCGgcctgggcggcggcggcggcggggccgccCTGGGGAACCGCAGCCACGGGCTGGGCACGTGGCTGGGCTGCTGCCCGGGGGGCGCGCCGCTGGCCGCCAGCGACGGGGTCCCCGCGGGGCTGGCGCCCGACGAGCGCAGCCTGTGGGTGTCGCGCGTGGCGCAGATCGCCGTGCTCTGCGTGCTGTCGCTCACCGTGGTCTTCGGCGTGTTCTTTCTGGGCTGCAACCTGCTCATCAAGTCGGAGAGCATGATCAACTTTCTGGTGCAGGAGCGCCGGCCCTCCAAGGACGTTGGCGCCGCCATCCTGGGGCTGTACtga